In Acanthopagrus latus isolate v.2019 chromosome 17, fAcaLat1.1, whole genome shotgun sequence, the following are encoded in one genomic region:
- the vars1 gene encoding valine--tRNA ligase translates to MATLYVSPHPDDFRSLLALIAAEFCPSSRPKALTEDPPASLNARSRPTLVLGAGEGDSVLSGSSAVSWYLALQGKRAGVDTKQQSQVWQWLSFADNELTPVSCAVVFPLMGMMGVDKKLQQSSRAEMMRVLKVLDQALEPKTFLVGESITLADMAVVTAVLLPFKYVLEPSDRTVLTNVTRWFMTCINQPQFLKVLGKVALCEKMCPVTPKTNAAASAKAANGTPAVESSDATANGPPKTEAQLKKEAKKKEKLEKFQQKKEMEAKKKTKPPTEKKAKPEKKELGVITYDTPTAPGEKKDVISPLPDSYSPQYVEAAWYPWWEKQGFFKPEYGRKNISDPNPRGTFMMCIPPPNVTGSLHLGHALTNAIQDTLTRWHRMRGETSLWNPGCDHAGIATQVVVEKKLMRERGMSRHDLGRENFIQEVWKWKNEKGDRIYHQLKKLGSSLDWDRACFTMDPKLSYAVQEAFIRMHDEGVIYRSKRLVNWSCSLNSAISDIEVDKKELAGRTLLPVPGYKEKVEFGVLVSFAYKVDGSDEEVIVATTRIETMLGDSAVAVHPTDSRYQHLKGKMVLHPFCDRKMPIVFDDFVDMSFGTGAVKITPAHDHNDYEVGERHNLAFINILDENGLLINVPPPFLGMKRFEARKAVLQALKDRGQFKEIKDNPMVVPVCSRSKDIVEPLMKPQWYVSCADMGKQAADAVREGRLKIIPDHHLKTWFNWMDNIRDWCISRQLWWGHRIPAYFVTVNDPSVKPGEDMDGHYWVSGRTEEEAREKAAKRFNVSTDKITLRQDEDVLDTWFSSGIFPFSIFGWPNETQDLNVFYPGTLLETGHDILFFWVARMVMMGLKLTGKLPFKEVYLHAVVRDAHGRKMSKSLGNVIDPLDVITGISLEGLNAQLTDSNLDPIEVEKAKQGQKSDYPNGIPECGTDALRFALCAYTSQGRDINLDVNRILGYRHFCNKLWNAVKFAMKTLGDNFVPSEKAQLCGEESVSDRWILSRLSAAVGLCDTAFKAYDFPAITTAIYNFWLYELCDVYLESVKPVFSKAEEDSTSQRQALVCRQTLYTCLEVGLRLLSPLMPFVSEELYQRLPRRRPQSDPPSIAVTSYPDTEEFCWNSEEVDRDMEFIMTVVKTIRSLRADYNLTKTRADCYLQCIDSATASLVHKYSLQIQTLSYSQAIIPLTDNQPVPEGCAVAIASDRCTVNLMLKGLIDVEKEVAKLMTKKGDLEKQMEKLREKMAKGDYKEKVPVKVQEQDTEKLRQSQTELEKVKEAMDNFRKMM, encoded by the exons ATGGCCACTCTCTACGTGTCCCCTCACCCTGATGACTTCAGGAGCCTCCTGGCTCTCATTGCCGCAGAGTTCTGTCCATCCTCTAGGCCGAAAGCCCTCACAGAGGACCCTCCTGCGTCGCTGAATGCCCGCTCCAGACCGACCCTGGTGCTGGGCGCTGGGGAAGGTGACTCCGTCCTGAGCGGGTCCAGTGCTGTGTCCTGGTACCTGGCCTTACAGGGGAAGAGGGCTGGTGTggacacaaagcagcagagccaggtgTGGCAGTGGCTCAGCTTTGCAGACAATGAACTCACACCGGTGTCCTGTGCTGTTGTCTTCCCACTGATGGGGATGATGGGAGTGGATAAGAAG CTCCAGCAGAGTTCCCGTGCAGAGATGATGCGTGTTCTTAAGGTTCTTGATCAGGCACTTGAACCGAAAACCTTCTTGGTTGGGGAGAGCATCACCCTGGCTGATATGGCTGTAGTCACAGCTGTTCTTCTACCTTTCAAATAT gtgTTGGAGCCATCAGACAGGACAGTCTTGACCAACGTAACCAGGTGGTTCATGACTTGTATAAATCAGCCTCAGTTCCTGAAGGTGTTGGGGAAAGTCGCTCTTTGTGAGAAGATGTGTCCAGTCACACCGAAGACAAATGCTGCTGCAAGTGCTAAAGCTGCTAACGGCACTCCTGCTGTTGAGTCTTCCGATGCCACAGCTAATG GCCCACCAAAGACAGAGGCCCAACTGAAGAAGGAagctaaaaagaaagaaaagcttgaGAAGTTCcagcagaagaaagaaatggaggcaaagaaaaagacGAAGCCACCGACAGAG aAAAAGGCCAAACCGGAGAAGAAGGAGTTGGGAGTGATCACATACGATACCCCCACTGCCCCTGGGGAGAAAAAAG ATGTCATCAGCCCGCTTCCTGACTCCTACAGTCCTCAGTATGTGGAGGCAGCCTGGTATCCATGGTGGGAGAAGCAGGGATTCTTTAAGCCTGAGTATGGG AGGAAGAATATTAGCGACCCAAACCCTCGTGGTACATTCATGATGTGTATCCCTCCACCCAATGTGACTGGATCACTTCACCTGGGTCATGCTCTCACCAACGCCATACAGGATACTCTGACTAGATG GCACAGGATGCGAGGCGAGACCAGCTTGTGGAACCCAGGCTGTGATCACGCTGGTATCGCCAcccaggtggtggtggagaaaaagctgatgagagagagaggcatgaGCCGTCACGATCTGGGCAGGGAGAATTTCATCCAGGAAGTCTGGAAATGGAAGAATGA AAAGGGAGACCGTATCTACCACCAGCTGAAGAAGCTGGGCTCCTCTCTGGACTGGGACAGAGCCTGCTTCACCATGGACCCT AAACTTTCCTATGCAGTCCAAGAAGCCTTTATCCGCATGCACGATGAGGGAGTGATCTACAGGAGCAAGAGGCTTGTCAACTGGTCCTGCTCTCTAAACTCTGCCATCTCTGACATTGAG GTGGATAAGAAGGAGCTCGCTGGCAGGACTCTATTGCCTGTGCCAGGCTACAAAGAGAaagtggagtttggagttttGGTGTCATTCGCCTACAAGGTGGACGGATCAG ATGAGGAAGTGATCGTGGCAACAACTCGTATTGAGACAATGCTGGGAGACTCTGCTGTAGCTGTTCACCCTACCGACTCCAGGTATCAGCATCTAAAGGGGAAAATGGTGCTGCACCCCTTCTGTGACCGCAAGATGCCGATTGTCTTTGATGACTTTGTGGACATGAGCTTTGGAACAG GCGCTGTCAAAATCACCCCAGCTCATGACCATAATGACTACGAGGTTGGAGAGAGACACAATCTGGCCTTCATCAACATCTTGGATGAGAATGGCCTGCTCATTAACGTGCCTCCCCCCTTCCTG GGCATGAAGCGTTTTGAGGCCAGGAAGGCCGTGCTGCAGGCTCTCAAGGACAGAGGCCAGTTCAAAGAGATCAAAGACAACCCCATGGTTGTCCCAGTCTGCAG CCGTTCCAAGGACATCGTGGAGCCGCTGATGAAGCCGCAGTGGTATGTGAGCTGTGCAGACATGGGCAAGCAGGCCGCAGATGCTGTCAGAGAGGGACGGCTCAAAATCATCCCCGATCACCACCTCAAGACGTGGTTCAACTGGATGGACAACATCAg GGATTGGTGTATCTCCCGGCAGCTGTGGTGGGGTCATCGTATTCCTGCGTATTTCGTCACTGTCAACGATCCCTCCGTGAAGCCAGGAGAG gacATGGATGGTCATTACTGGGTGAGTGGGCGCACAGAGGAGGAAGCCAGAGAGAAGGCAGCAAAACGCTTCAACGTGTCCACTGACAAAATCACCCTCAGACAGG ATGAGGATGTTCTGGACACTTGGTTCTCATCTGGCATTTTCCCATTCTCCATCTTCGGATGGCCTAATGAG ACCCAGGACCTGAACGTGTTCTACCCCGGCACCTTGCTGGAGACGGGCCATGACATCCTGTTCTTCTGGGTTGCTCGTATGGTGATGATGGGCCTCAAATTAACCGGCAAGCTGCCCTTCAAAGAG gtTTATCTGCATGCAGTGGTGAGGGATGCCCACGGGAGGAAGATGAGCAAATCTCTGGGCAACGTCATTGACCCTCTGGACGTCATTACAGGGATCTCCCTGGAG GGCCTTAATGcccagctgactgacagcaacTTGGATCCAATTGAGGTGGAGAAGGCAAAGCAGGGCCAGAAGTCAGACTACCCAAATGGCATCCCAGAGTGTGGCACAGATGCTCTCCGGTTCGCCCTGTGTGCCTACACTAGCCAAG GTAGGGATATCAACCTGGATGTCAACCGCATCCTGGGTTATCGTCACTTCTGCAACAAACTGTGGAACGCTGTGAAGTTTGCCATGAAGACACTGGGAGACAACTTTGTGCCATCAGAGAAAGCCCAG TTGTGTGGAGAAGAGAGTGTGTCAGACAGGTGGATTCTGTCGAGACTGAGTGCCGCTGTTGGTCTCTGCGACACAGCCTTCAAGGCCTACGACTTCCCCGCCATCACGACCGCCATCTACAACTTCTGGCTGTACGAGCTCTGTGACGTCTACCTG GAAAGTGTGAAACCGGTGTTCAGTAAAGCAGAGGAAGACAGCACCAGCCAGAGACAGGCTCTGGTGTGCAGACAGACACTTTACACATGTTTGGAAGTCGGTCTGCGCCTTCTGTCTCCCTTGATGCCATTTGTCAGCGAGGAACTCTACCAGAGGTTACCACGACGACGACCACAGAGTGATCCCCCCAGCATCGCTGTCACATCCTACCCTGACACCGAGgag TTCTGCTGGAACAGTGAGGAGGTCGACCGGGACATGGAGTTCATAATGACTGTGGTCAAGACCATCCGGTCACTGAGGGCAGACTACAACCTGACCAAGACCAGAGCTGACT GTTACCTCCAGTGCATAGACTCTGCGACTGCGTCCTTGGTGCACAAATACAGTCTGCAGATTCAGACCTTGTCTTATTCTCAGGCCATCATCCCTCTGACAGACAACCAGCCTGTCCCAGAAGGCTGTGCTGTGGCTATTGCCTCTGACAGATGTACTGTCAACCTTATGCTCAAG GGTCTCATTGATGTGGAAAAGGAAGTGGCTAAGTTGATGACAAAGAAAGGAGACTTGgagaaacagatggagaaactgagagagaaaatggcaaaGGGTGACTACAAGGAAAAGGTGCCAGTGAAGGTGCAGGAACAGGATACTGAGAAG CTTCGGCAGAGCCAAACCGAACTTGAAAAAGTCAAAGAAGCCATGGACAACTTCAGGAAAATGATGTGA
- the abhd16a gene encoding phosphatidylserine lipase ABHD16A yields MAGWMWLRCVLGPHLQRIHKSPDQHHPGGRGWTYQPKSLEKHTDSILGWASALWSLSYYSSPLLLCYLYRKGYICTSKLVPLSQYLGTVLVCLLGVACLRGYGRWKNSEYLQFISILEETKKNHTPANKKRVRCYDFDFSHWPLDFSWTEVSSPKQSKAGVSLLKPEPRLRGAADSVLNSVRTLPCHIIGFLITHSFGRRMLYPGSVGLLQKAMRPMLQQGQARLIEEFDGQRNKLMACDGNEIDTMFVDRRRDGGQNGQTLVICCEGNAGFYEVGCMNTPLEGGYSVLGWNHPGFGGSTGVPFPQNEANAMDVVIQFAIHKLGFKISDIVVYAWSIGGFTASWAVMSYPEIQSIVLDASFDDLLPLALKVMPDSWRPLVQHTVRQYMNLNNAEQLLKYQGPVLLIRRTRDEIITTTGPEDVMSNRGNDLLLKLLQFRYPKIMTDEGIRVVRQWLGSTTPLEEASVYSGYEVDDDWCVSVLQSYQADRDVSFPWSVGEDMTLEGRRQLALFLARKYMRNFETTHCTPLPASEFHQPWRL; encoded by the exons ATGGCCGGCTGGATGTGGCTCCGCTGTGTTTTAGGGCCTCATTTGCAACGAATTCACAAATCACCGGACCAACATCACCCTGGAGGGAGG GGATGGACCTACCAACCCAAGAGCCTGGAGAAGCACACAGACAGCATCCTCGGCTGG GCTTCAGCACTGTGGTCTCTGTCCTACTACAgctcccctcttctcctctgctaTCTGTACAGAAAAG GTTACATCTGCACCAGTAAGTTGGTTCCATTGAGTCAGTATCTGGGAACAGTGCTGGTGTGTCTTCTGGGAGTGGCCTGTCTTAGAG GGTACGGGAGATGGAAAAACTCAGAGTATCTTCAGTTTATCTCCATTCTTGAAGAAACCAAAAAGAATCACACACCAGCAAACAAG AAAAGAGTGAGGTGCTACGACTTTGACTTCTCGCACTGGCCTTTGGATTTCAGCTGGACAGAAGTCAGCAGTCC gaaacaatCCAAGGCTGGTGTTTCACTGCTAAAGCCAGAGCCCAGATTAAGAGGGGCTGCAGACAGTGTCCTCAATTCTGTGCGGACTTTACCATGCCACATCATCGG CTTTCTTATAACCCACTCGTTTGGGAGGAGGATGCTTTACCCTGGATCTGTAGGTTTACTGCAGAAAGCCATGAGACCTATGCTCCAGCAAGGCCAGGCTAGGTTAATAGAagag TTTGATGGCCAGAGGAACAAGCTCATGGCCTGCGATGGTAATGAGATCGACACAATGTTTGTGGATCGAAGGAGAGACGGGGGACAGAATGGCCAGACGCTG GTCATCTGCTGTGAGGGGAACGCAGGCTTCTATGAGGTGGGCTGCATGAACACGCCACTGGAGG GTGGCTACTCTGTTCTGGGCTGGAACCACCCTGGCTTTGGAGGCAGCACG GGAGTGCCGTTCCCCCAGAATGAGGCCAACGCCATGGATGTAGTGATCCAGTTTGCAATACACAAACTGGGCTTCAAGATCAGCGATATTGTCGTATATGCCTGGTCCATTGGAGGGTTTACAG CCAGTTGGGCAGTGATGTCATACCCAGAGATCCAGTCAATAGTGTTGGACGCCTCCTTCGACGACCTCCTGCCTCTGGCCCTCAAGGTCATGCCTGACAGCTGGA GGCCATTGGTACAACACACAGTTAGGCAGTACATGAATCTCAACAACGCCGAGCAGCTTCTCAA atATCAGGGACCAGTCCTGCTCATCAGGAGAACCAGAGATGAGATCATCACCACAAC GGGTCCAGAGGATGTCATGTCTAACAGAGGCAACGACCTCCTGCTCAAACTGCTACAGTTCAG GTACCCAAAGATAATGACAGATGAAGGGATTAGAGTTGTCAGACAATGGCTGGGATCCACTACTCCGTTAGAAGAAG CATCAGTGTACAGTGGCTACGAGGTGGACGAtgactggtgtgtgtctgtgctgcagtcgTATCAGGCAGACAGAGATGTTTCGTTTCCATGGAGCGTTG GTGAGGATATGACTCTAGAGGGAAGACGGCAGCTGGCTCTTTTCTTG GCGCGGAAGTACATGCGAAACTTTGAGACAACACACTGCACTCCTCTCCCCGCCTCCGAGTTTCACCAACCCTGGAGactgtaa